In uncultured Fibrobacter sp., the following are encoded in one genomic region:
- a CDS encoding manganese efflux pump MntP family protein, whose product MTDYRMGIIEIIIIAVVEAMDCFAVAIATGLSKKGIKYSRAMLQAVSFGVFQGGMTLLGYFLGSFAERWFNTVGTPIACTILCILGGRMIWGAVRGDAGEEEGEQIAAKNLTIANILLLSVATSIDAFAVGISFAFLNANMILATSAIALASFIMGVLGYEIGRHAAKRFKTKIPEIVAGIILIGIGVKMLF is encoded by the coding sequence ATGACAGATTATAGAATGGGCATTATTGAAATTATCATTATCGCGGTTGTAGAGGCAATGGACTGCTTCGCCGTCGCAATTGCCACGGGGCTTTCTAAAAAAGGAATCAAGTACAGCCGCGCCATGCTCCAAGCGGTGAGCTTCGGAGTTTTCCAGGGCGGCATGACGCTGCTCGGGTACTTTCTCGGGAGTTTTGCCGAGCGATGGTTCAACACCGTCGGCACGCCTATCGCCTGCACCATCCTTTGCATTCTGGGCGGACGCATGATCTGGGGCGCCGTTCGTGGTGACGCAGGCGAAGAAGAAGGCGAACAGATTGCCGCAAAGAACCTGACGATTGCAAACATCTTGCTGCTTTCGGTCGCGACAAGTATTGACGCCTTTGCCGTAGGGATTTCGTTTGCATTCTTGAACGCGAACATGATTCTTGCCACCAGCGCCATTGCACTTGCAAGCTTTATCATGGGCGTTCTCGGGTATGAAATCGGCCGTCACGCCGCCAAACGCTTCAAAACAAAGATTCCTGAAATCGTCGCAGGCATTATCCTTATCGGCATCGGCGTGAAAATGCTATTCTAG